In Ailuropoda melanoleuca isolate Jingjing chromosome 11, ASM200744v2, whole genome shotgun sequence, a genomic segment contains:
- the CXCL8 gene encoding interleukin-8 produces the protein MTSKLAVALLAVFLLSSALCEAAVLSRMSSELRCQCIKTHSTPFHPKYIRELRVIESGPYCENSEIIVKLVNGEEVCLDPKEPWVQKIVQIFLKRAEKQKP, from the exons ATGACTTCCAAGCTGGCTGTTGCTCTCTTGGCAGTTTTCCTGCTCTCTTCAGCACTGTGTGAAG cTGCAGTTCTGTCAAGAATGAGTTCAGAACTTCGATGCCAGTGCATAAAGACTCACTCTACCCCTTTCCATCCCAAATATATCAGAGAACTGAGAGTGATTGAGAGTGGTCCGTATTGTGAAAACTCAGAAATCAT TGTAAAGCTTGTCAATGGAGAAGAGGTGTGCCTAGACCCCAAGGAACCATGGGTACAGAAGATTGTGCAGATATTTTTGAAGAg ggCTGAGAAACAGAAACCATGA